A single Flavobacteriales bacterium DNA region contains:
- a CDS encoding F0F1 ATP synthase subunit B, giving the protein MELVTPEIGLLFWMTISFLTLMFLLKKFAWKPILGALKEREDSIEDALKQAKKAKKEMEKLHASNENLLEEAKAERNEMIKEARELKDGIVAEAKEKAKEVTDKELASARENIAREKTAAVDEIRKQVAVLSIDIAETILKEQLSDADKQKKRAEDMLKDLKLN; this is encoded by the coding sequence ATGGAATTAGTTACTCCAGAGATTGGTCTACTTTTTTGGATGACCATTTCTTTCCTTACGCTAATGTTCTTGTTAAAGAAGTTTGCGTGGAAGCCTATTCTTGGTGCGCTTAAAGAACGAGAAGACTCGATCGAAGATGCGTTGAAACAAGCTAAAAAGGCTAAGAAGGAAATGGAAAAACTTCATGCTAGTAATGAAAATTTACTAGAGGAAGCTAAAGCCGAAAGAAACGAGATGATCAAAGAAGCTCGTGAGCTGAAGGATGGTATCGTTGCTGAAGCTAAAGAAAAAGCTAAAGAAGTAACCGATAAGGAACTTGCTTCTGCTCGTGAGAACATTGCTCGTGAGAAAACTGCTGCTGTTGATGAAATCAGAAAGCAAGTAGCTGTTTTATCTATAGATATTGCTGAGACAATATTGAAAGAGCAATTATCAGATGCAGATAAGCAAAAGAAAAGAGCAGAAGATATGCTCAAGGATCTAAAATTGAATTAA
- a CDS encoding 1-deoxy-D-xylulose-5-phosphate reductoisomerase: MTDKKRNIAILGSTGSIGTQALEVIGSHPDKLSLEVLTAGSNFELLAKQAIKFQPNAVVISDESKYKALSELLADEDIKIYAGEDALNQIVGIEGVDVVLTAIVGYAGLKSTMSAILAGKTIALANKEALVVAGELVTSLAQQKAVDIYPVDSEHSAIFQCLTGEIYNPIEKIYLTASGGPFRGKTLNELQHATKAQALNHPNWSMGAKITIDSATMMNKGLEAIEAKWLFGLKPDQIDVVIHPQSIIHSMVQFEDGSIKAQMGLPDMKLPIQYAFTYPIRLKSDFERLNFKTLSELTFESPDKETFRNLALAYDAMEKGGNAPCVLNASNEIAVDAFLNEKIGFLDISHVIEKCIDKMDYIAKPSIDDYIEVDTATRIMANEFITKMSN; the protein is encoded by the coding sequence TTGACAGATAAAAAAAGAAATATCGCCATTTTAGGATCTACGGGATCAATAGGCACACAGGCTTTAGAGGTAATAGGAAGTCATCCCGACAAACTTTCCCTAGAGGTTCTTACCGCAGGTTCTAATTTCGAATTGCTTGCCAAACAGGCAATTAAATTTCAACCCAATGCAGTCGTTATTTCTGACGAAAGTAAATACAAAGCACTTTCCGAGTTACTTGCTGATGAGGATATCAAGATATATGCTGGAGAAGATGCATTAAATCAAATAGTAGGAATAGAAGGTGTTGACGTAGTACTAACTGCTATCGTTGGCTATGCTGGACTTAAGTCTACCATGTCGGCTATACTCGCTGGCAAAACTATTGCCTTGGCAAATAAAGAGGCCCTTGTTGTTGCAGGAGAACTCGTTACATCACTTGCTCAACAAAAAGCAGTAGATATCTATCCTGTAGATTCGGAACATTCTGCAATTTTTCAATGCTTAACCGGAGAAATATACAATCCTATTGAAAAAATATACCTCACGGCTTCAGGAGGCCCTTTTAGAGGGAAAACCTTAAATGAATTGCAGCATGCAACTAAGGCTCAAGCGTTAAATCATCCAAATTGGAGTATGGGTGCTAAAATTACAATCGACTCTGCTACAATGATGAACAAGGGCCTGGAGGCAATTGAAGCCAAATGGTTGTTTGGGTTAAAACCAGATCAAATTGATGTAGTTATTCATCCACAGTCAATCATACATTCTATGGTTCAGTTTGAAGATGGCTCCATTAAAGCGCAAATGGGATTACCAGATATGAAGCTGCCTATTCAATATGCATTTACCTATCCAATTAGATTAAAATCCGATTTCGAACGTCTTAACTTTAAAACACTTAGTGAATTAACATTTGAAAGTCCGGATAAAGAAACTTTTCGTAATCTTGCTTTAGCCTACGATGCGATGGAAAAAGGAGGAAACGCTCCGTGTGTTTTAAACGCATCGAATGAAATTGCGGTAGACGCCTTTCTGAATGAAAAAATTGGATTTTTAGACATTTCTCACGTTATCGAAAAATGTATAGACAAGATGGATTACATTGCAAAACCTTCAATAGACGACTACATTGAAGTCGATACAGCAACAAGAATAATGGCAAATGAATTTATTACTAAAATGAGCAACTAG
- the atpE gene encoding ATP synthase F0 subunit C, with amino-acid sequence MVTLTILLEAAAAAGAMGAGVAKAGAVVGAAIAAVGAGIGIGRIGGSALEAIARQPEVKGDIASNMILAAALVEGVALGAVALGFIVGLG; translated from the coding sequence ATGGTTACATTAACTATTTTATTAGAAGCTGCAGCTGCAGCAGGTGCAATGGGCGCAGGAGTAGCAAAAGCAGGAGCTGTTGTAGGTGCTGCAATCGCAGCAGTAGGAGCTGGTATTGGTATTGGTAGAATCGGTGGAAGCGCTTTAGAAGCTATCGCTCGTCAGCCAGAAGTAAAAGGAGATATTGCTTCTAATATGATTCTTGCAGCAGCACTTGTTGAGGGTGTAGCACTTGGTGCAGTAGCACTTGGGTTTATTGTAGGATTAGGATAA
- a CDS encoding tetratricopeptide repeat protein, protein MIGFKIQSFALLILSFLLLTACSTKKNTFATRSYHNITSKYNGYFYAKENLKAGKQKIEKSYKDNYTQLLPLYINGDSKAAKSVYPEMDKAIEKASNVIQRHSIYIKKKEYCRWIDDCYLLIGKASFYKKDFSKANEMMSYVAKEFKDEDIRYDAKLWLYKLYVEEKKYEKADHIYALIIEEAEIPKKVLLEAKKIKAHMFLENNEEDRAIELVKEVIDDTKKKRDKARLAYILAQIYQEKNNFFMAADYYNEVIKYNPPYEMAFNAKLNLAMCSMGDSDDFDKVINPLKKMLDDEKNKEYRDKIYFVLAELYKEQNDIPAAIQHYRLSVSSSVNDNNQKAISYLAIGDIFFERPNYPQAKSYYDSTLTVLSKEYPRYEEVFIRRNNLKGLVYNLNIISNEDSLLAFAEMSERERNKIIKELIKEAEEDERLAKEQAEIEKQEKVLMRENTRSSSGRPRPGGGGSSWYFYNTSVMSFGIAEFKTKWGDRKLEDNWRRSLKTTLDGGEFAEFDEEEELVNEYALEGDLKNMSTYLKNVPFSDKQKAASEERIVEAYFELGRIYEEDFGERKKAIISYEYLIKNYKGCKLEDGVMYYLYKLYDLNKRESTSNYYKKRLLQEYPNSDYAAVVRNPNYAEEVRKEADKILTLYEYTYESFNSGQYKRVQSNYLVASNDYKGNKLMPKFEYLNALAKSKTERNEAKLKERLNKLISTYPQDSVADLAKKVIAYLDTEREEQISEEAEEVPSIYKEINENDVHYVVLIINAEKTDLNTFKNNLSDFNKKYFRTKKFTLKTIPIKKDLTMITVKWFKKAAPAMEYYETLADNNTFIDLSIGQRMLIIWKSNYIRFYKDQDVDKYESFMVRAYFD, encoded by the coding sequence ATGATTGGATTTAAAATTCAGTCTTTTGCGCTCCTGATTTTGTCCTTTCTGTTGTTGACAGCGTGCTCAACAAAGAAGAACACTTTCGCTACGCGCTCCTACCATAACATTACTTCTAAGTACAATGGTTACTTCTATGCAAAAGAAAACTTAAAGGCTGGGAAGCAGAAAATAGAGAAATCATATAAAGACAACTATACCCAATTATTGCCTCTATATATAAATGGCGATTCTAAAGCGGCCAAATCAGTTTATCCAGAAATGGATAAGGCAATTGAAAAAGCTTCAAATGTTATTCAGCGCCATTCGATTTACATTAAAAAGAAAGAATACTGTAGGTGGATAGACGACTGTTATCTACTTATAGGTAAGGCTAGTTTTTATAAGAAAGATTTCTCCAAGGCAAACGAAATGATGTCTTATGTGGCGAAAGAATTTAAAGATGAAGACATTAGATACGATGCTAAATTATGGCTGTATAAGCTTTATGTAGAGGAAAAGAAATATGAAAAGGCCGATCATATTTATGCATTAATTATTGAAGAAGCGGAAATTCCAAAGAAAGTTCTTTTGGAAGCAAAGAAAATAAAGGCCCATATGTTCTTAGAGAACAATGAGGAGGATAGAGCAATTGAACTGGTTAAGGAGGTAATTGACGATACTAAGAAAAAACGGGATAAGGCTCGCTTGGCTTATATACTAGCTCAGATTTATCAAGAGAAAAATAATTTCTTCATGGCAGCTGATTATTATAATGAGGTAATTAAGTACAACCCCCCATATGAGATGGCATTTAATGCCAAGTTAAATCTTGCAATGTGTTCTATGGGTGATTCGGATGATTTCGACAAGGTTATTAATCCACTTAAGAAAATGTTGGATGACGAGAAAAACAAAGAGTATAGAGACAAAATATACTTTGTATTGGCCGAATTATATAAGGAGCAAAATGATATTCCAGCCGCTATACAGCATTATAGGCTTTCTGTTAGTAGTAGTGTAAATGATAATAATCAAAAGGCAATATCATACTTGGCAATAGGCGACATATTTTTTGAAAGACCGAATTACCCACAGGCTAAATCTTATTACGATTCTACGTTAACTGTTTTATCGAAAGAATATCCAAGGTATGAAGAGGTATTTATTCGGAGAAATAATCTGAAAGGACTGGTGTACAATTTGAATATTATTTCTAATGAGGATAGTCTTCTTGCGTTTGCAGAGATGAGCGAAAGGGAGAGGAATAAGATTATCAAAGAGCTAATAAAAGAAGCTGAAGAAGACGAAAGATTAGCCAAGGAACAAGCAGAAATAGAGAAGCAGGAAAAAGTATTGATGAGAGAAAATACCAGGAGTTCTTCTGGTCGTCCTAGGCCAGGTGGTGGAGGATCTTCGTGGTATTTTTATAATACAAGTGTAATGAGCTTTGGTATTGCGGAGTTTAAAACAAAATGGGGAGATAGAAAACTGGAAGACAATTGGCGTAGGTCGTTGAAAACAACTTTGGATGGCGGAGAGTTTGCAGAATTTGATGAGGAAGAAGAGCTAGTTAATGAATATGCTTTGGAAGGCGACTTGAAGAATATGTCTACTTATCTAAAGAATGTTCCTTTTAGTGATAAACAGAAAGCAGCTTCGGAAGAAAGAATTGTTGAGGCTTATTTTGAGTTAGGAAGAATTTACGAGGAAGATTTTGGAGAAAGGAAAAAGGCGATCATATCTTATGAGTATCTCATTAAAAATTATAAAGGGTGCAAATTAGAGGATGGCGTAATGTATTATCTCTATAAACTATATGACTTAAACAAAAGAGAGTCCACTTCAAATTACTATAAAAAGAGGCTTTTACAGGAATATCCTAATAGTGATTATGCGGCAGTGGTACGAAATCCAAATTATGCGGAGGAGGTTAGAAAGGAGGCTGATAAGATATTAACCTTATATGAATACACTTACGAGAGTTTTAATTCGGGTCAATATAAAAGAGTACAGAGTAACTACTTAGTTGCATCGAATGATTATAAAGGAAATAAGTTGATGCCTAAGTTTGAATACCTCAATGCATTGGCTAAAAGCAAAACAGAACGTAACGAAGCAAAACTTAAAGAAAGGTTAAACAAGTTAATTAGTACATACCCTCAGGATAGTGTTGCGGATTTGGCCAAGAAAGTAATAGCATATTTGGATACAGAAAGAGAAGAGCAAATTTCAGAGGAAGCCGAAGAGGTACCTTCCATTTATAAAGAAATAAATGAAAACGACGTTCATTATGTTGTTTTAATTATAAATGCAGAAAAAACAGATTTGAACACTTTTAAGAATAACCTATCTGATTTTAACAAAAAATATTTTAGAACCAAAAAGTTTACCTTGAAGACCATTCCAATAAAAAAAGACTTGACAATGATTACTGTCAAATGGTTTAAGAAGGCGGCACCAGCAATGGAATACTATGAAACTTTAGCAGATAATAATACATTTATCGATCTTAGTATCGGGCAGCGTATGCTTATTATATGGAAAAGCAATTATATCCGCTTTTATAAAGATCAAGATGTGGATAAGTATGAATCGTTTATGGTTAGAGCTTATTTCGATTGA
- the atpH gene encoding ATP synthase F1 subunit delta, which produces MKANRIASRYAKSLIAIAKEKSVLPKVYEDMVMFSKACDDSKEFALLLKSPVVKTEKKLAILDSIFGTKMSKESMAFVNLITFKKREMFLEDIISEFFAVYKKENNIVSAIVTTAVKLDASLRKQVEEKVASTYNATVELEERVNEDIIGGFILRVGDDQWDSSILKDLRTLKKTYSLN; this is translated from the coding sequence ATGAAGGCTAATAGAATCGCATCTAGGTACGCTAAATCTTTAATCGCAATTGCGAAGGAGAAGAGCGTACTACCTAAAGTTTATGAAGACATGGTTATGTTTTCAAAAGCTTGTGATGATTCAAAAGAGTTTGCGCTTTTACTTAAAAGTCCGGTGGTTAAAACGGAAAAAAAATTGGCAATCCTTGATAGTATTTTTGGCACTAAGATGTCAAAAGAATCTATGGCGTTCGTTAATTTAATAACCTTTAAAAAACGTGAAATGTTTTTAGAGGATATTATTAGTGAATTCTTTGCTGTGTATAAGAAAGAGAACAACATTGTTAGTGCCATTGTAACTACTGCAGTTAAATTAGATGCGAGTTTGAGAAAACAAGTCGAAGAAAAAGTGGCAAGTACATACAATGCAACTGTTGAGCTCGAGGAAAGGGTGAATGAAGACATCATCGGAGGTTTTATACTTCGTGTTGGTGATGATCAGTGGGATTCAAGTATTCTTAAAGACTTAAGAACACTTAAGAAAACATATAGTCTAAATTAA
- the rseP gene encoding RIP metalloprotease RseP: MEMFIKISQFILSLSILVVLHELGHFIPAKLFKTRVEKFYLFFDPWISLFKIKMGGTEYGIGWLPLGGYVKIAGMIDESMDKEQLKKPVQPWEFRAKPAWQRLIIMLGGVSVNLVLSVVIYWMISFVDGTTYLPNDSLKDGVWCQHEIALEIGFKNGDKLISVDGEEDQRFFRLLSQLHVGKTVEIERDGIRKTINLPIDLLGQISTSDMRGGLLSYRIPFFISQVVEGSGASKSGIQIKDKIVGLDGQPIKYFDEFKDGVKNRGGETVHVTVERDTELIELDITLSEEGIAGIAPAGLGLRELEKLGIYKLDAQQYGFFEAFPVGLNEAKETLGDYLNGLKQFANPDTGAYKGVGGIIAMLNIFPNDWDWLRFWRLTAFLSLMLAVMNLLPIPALDGGHVVFLIYEMITQRKPNEKFMEYAQLAGMVMILILMLFANGNDVIKMLP, encoded by the coding sequence ATGGAGATGTTCATTAAAATATCACAGTTTATTCTTAGCCTCTCCATTTTGGTGGTTTTACATGAGCTCGGTCATTTTATTCCTGCAAAACTTTTTAAAACTAGAGTTGAGAAATTTTATCTCTTCTTCGATCCCTGGATCTCTCTTTTCAAAATAAAGATGGGAGGTACTGAATATGGTATCGGTTGGCTCCCTCTCGGCGGCTATGTAAAAATTGCCGGTATGATCGATGAATCAATGGACAAAGAACAATTAAAAAAACCTGTTCAGCCCTGGGAATTTAGAGCCAAACCTGCATGGCAGAGGTTAATAATTATGCTTGGTGGAGTTTCTGTTAACCTAGTTCTATCTGTAGTAATTTATTGGATGATTTCATTTGTTGATGGAACCACCTACTTACCTAACGACAGTCTTAAAGATGGCGTATGGTGTCAACATGAAATAGCACTTGAAATAGGATTTAAAAATGGAGATAAATTAATTTCTGTAGACGGAGAAGAGGACCAAAGATTCTTCCGCCTTCTTAGTCAATTGCATGTAGGAAAAACGGTAGAAATTGAAAGAGACGGAATTAGAAAAACTATTAATTTACCCATTGATCTACTCGGCCAAATCAGCACATCCGATATGCGAGGCGGATTACTTAGCTATCGAATTCCCTTTTTTATATCACAAGTTGTGGAAGGATCTGGAGCATCAAAATCGGGCATTCAGATTAAAGATAAAATTGTAGGACTCGATGGCCAACCTATCAAGTACTTCGACGAATTTAAGGATGGAGTTAAAAACAGAGGTGGCGAAACAGTACACGTAACCGTTGAAAGAGACACAGAATTAATAGAACTAGATATTACACTTTCTGAAGAAGGAATTGCTGGTATTGCACCAGCAGGACTAGGACTTAGAGAATTGGAAAAGCTTGGTATTTATAAATTAGATGCACAACAATATGGTTTCTTTGAGGCGTTTCCTGTTGGTTTAAATGAAGCAAAAGAAACTTTAGGAGACTACCTAAATGGTCTTAAGCAATTCGCAAATCCAGATACGGGAGCCTATAAAGGAGTTGGCGGCATTATTGCAATGCTTAATATTTTTCCGAACGATTGGGACTGGTTGCGTTTTTGGAGATTAACTGCTTTCTTATCTCTAATGCTAGCAGTTATGAACCTTTTACCAATTCCTGCACTTGACGGAGGGCATGTAGTGTTTCTTATTTATGAAATGATTACACAAAGAAAACCCAACGAAAAGTTCATGGAATATGCTCAATTGGCGGGAATGGTTATGATATTAATTTTAATGCTTTTTGCAAATGGGAACGACGTTATTAAAATGCTTCCATAG
- the atpB gene encoding F0F1 ATP synthase subunit A, whose protein sequence is MSRLLVLRKITSIALIAMLALGSNVFAGHDDEGHHEKFSPGKLIIEHITDAHDWHLYGHASLPLPIIIYTSSKGIETFSSSNFHHGTATYNGYRLEHKHIIAVDANDVKDEAATSEIIDLSITKNVASLLLSIVILLLVFTSIAKSYKKNAGHAPSGLQSFLEPVILFVRDDIAKASIGEKHYMKFMPILLTIFFFIWINNILGLIPFFPGGANVTGNIVVPIVLATVILFYILKNSGKGYWRHVLAMPGVPTWVLFILTPIEILGILIKPAVLIIRLFANITAGHIVLLVFFCLIFLFGDGNTGAGYGTAVPAIPFTIFINCLELLVGILQAYVFTFLSAIYFGMAVVEDHH, encoded by the coding sequence ATGAGTAGACTGTTAGTATTAAGAAAAATTACTTCAATTGCGTTAATCGCAATGCTTGCTTTGGGTAGCAATGTATTTGCTGGGCATGATGACGAAGGGCACCATGAAAAGTTCAGTCCCGGTAAGTTGATCATAGAGCATATTACAGATGCACACGATTGGCATTTGTATGGACATGCGTCTTTACCGCTTCCTATAATCATTTATACTTCGTCAAAAGGAATTGAAACATTCTCTTCAAGTAATTTTCATCACGGTACTGCTACTTATAATGGCTATAGATTAGAGCACAAGCATATTATTGCTGTAGATGCTAATGATGTAAAGGACGAGGCAGCTACTAGCGAAATAATTGATTTATCGATAACAAAAAATGTTGCTTCGCTTTTATTAAGTATTGTGATATTGCTATTAGTTTTTACTTCGATTGCAAAATCGTATAAAAAGAATGCGGGTCATGCTCCATCTGGATTACAATCTTTTTTAGAGCCAGTCATCTTATTTGTAAGAGACGATATTGCAAAAGCATCTATAGGAGAAAAGCATTACATGAAGTTTATGCCTATCCTGCTTACAATTTTCTTCTTCATTTGGATCAATAACATTCTCGGTTTAATTCCATTCTTTCCAGGTGGAGCTAACGTAACGGGTAATATCGTAGTGCCAATCGTATTAGCAACGGTAATCTTATTTTACATCTTGAAGAATAGTGGAAAAGGATATTGGAGACATGTATTGGCTATGCCTGGTGTTCCAACATGGGTGTTATTTATCTTAACCCCTATTGAAATTTTAGGAATTCTTATTAAGCCGGCGGTATTAATAATCCGACTTTTTGCGAATATTACCGCAGGTCATATTGTATTGTTAGTATTCTTTTGTTTGATATTTTTGTTTGGTGATGGTAACACAGGGGCTGGATACGGTACAGCCGTACCTGCAATTCCGTTTACTATTTTCATCAACTGTTTGGAATTATTAGTGGGGATCCTTCAAGCGTATGTATTTACGTTCTTGTCAGCCATTTATTTTGGTATGGCAGTAGTGGAAGATCATCATTAA
- a CDS encoding GH3 auxin-responsive promoter family protein — protein sequence MSIKASLSKPFSKLIVYQIKKWSSKPVHSQQKVFKKLIAQAQNTTFGKDHRFDKISSYQDFKDNVPVRDYEEIKGYIEQIIEGKSDVLWKGKPIYFCKSSGTTSGIKYIPITSDSISNHIDSARNALLCYINETGITKFIDGKMIFLQGSPELDEIGGIPLGRLSGIVAHHVPSYLMKNRLPSMPTNMIDNWDTKVKEIVDETVDQNMTLIGGIPSWIQMYFERLKEKSGKELIKDIFPNFSVFVFGGVDYKPYQSLLNDLIGIKIPTIELYPASEGFIAYQDSQKEEGMLLNLDSGIFFEFIKADDFFKDDRKRLSIEDVKLGVNYALVLSSNAGLWAYSIGDTIRFVNTNPYRIIVTGRIKHFISAFGEHVIGGEVEKAISKACAETKAEIIEFSVAPMVNPKEGLPYHEWFVEFRKEPSDINKFKSILDESMQEQNIYYKDLIVGSILRPLLLTRVQTNGFTNYMASLGKLGGQNKISRLVNDRSVADKLIKYILQD from the coding sequence ATGTCAATCAAAGCAAGCCTTAGTAAACCATTTTCAAAACTAATTGTATATCAAATAAAAAAATGGAGCAGTAAGCCTGTTCATAGTCAACAGAAGGTATTCAAAAAACTTATCGCGCAAGCCCAAAACACCACTTTTGGTAAAGACCATCGATTCGACAAAATTTCTTCCTACCAGGATTTTAAGGACAATGTACCTGTTCGAGATTACGAAGAAATCAAAGGCTACATTGAGCAAATTATAGAAGGAAAAAGTGATGTACTTTGGAAAGGCAAGCCAATTTATTTTTGTAAATCATCTGGCACTACTTCCGGAATAAAATATATCCCTATTACTTCCGATTCTATAAGTAACCACATCGATTCGGCCAGGAATGCTCTTCTGTGCTATATCAATGAAACGGGAATCACAAAATTCATTGACGGAAAAATGATTTTTCTTCAAGGAAGTCCTGAATTAGATGAAATTGGGGGCATACCCCTTGGTAGACTTTCCGGTATCGTTGCGCATCATGTGCCTAGCTACCTTATGAAAAATAGACTCCCGTCCATGCCAACAAATATGATTGACAATTGGGATACAAAAGTTAAAGAAATTGTTGACGAAACAGTAGATCAAAATATGACTCTCATTGGAGGTATTCCATCATGGATTCAAATGTATTTTGAACGACTTAAAGAAAAGTCTGGCAAGGAATTAATAAAAGATATTTTTCCTAATTTCTCTGTTTTCGTTTTTGGTGGAGTAGATTATAAACCATACCAATCCTTGCTAAATGATCTAATTGGCATAAAGATTCCAACCATTGAATTGTATCCTGCTTCCGAAGGTTTCATCGCCTATCAGGATTCTCAAAAGGAAGAAGGAATGTTGCTTAATCTCGACTCTGGTATTTTTTTCGAATTCATTAAAGCCGATGATTTTTTTAAAGACGACAGAAAAAGGCTTTCTATAGAAGATGTTAAACTGGGTGTAAACTATGCATTAGTCCTTAGTAGTAATGCTGGGTTATGGGCTTATAGTATAGGAGACACAATACGATTTGTAAACACAAATCCGTATCGAATAATAGTTACAGGCCGAATCAAACATTTTATCTCTGCATTTGGAGAACATGTAATTGGAGGTGAAGTAGAAAAAGCAATCTCTAAAGCCTGCGCCGAAACCAAAGCAGAGATTATAGAATTCTCCGTTGCGCCCATGGTAAATCCTAAAGAAGGTTTGCCTTACCACGAATGGTTTGTAGAATTTAGAAAAGAGCCAAGCGACATTAATAAATTCAAATCAATTCTTGATGAGTCGATGCAAGAACAAAATATCTATTACAAAGATCTCATCGTCGGCTCTATTTTACGACCTTTGCTGTTAACACGAGTACAAACAAACGGCTTTACTAATTACATGGCATCCCTTGGAAAACTCGGCGGTCAGAACAAAATTTCTCGTTTAGTAAACGACCGTTCCGTGGCAGATAAGTTGATAAAATATATACTACAAGATTGA
- a CDS encoding polymer-forming cytoskeletal protein, whose protein sequence is MNNSNQEGVAHNTIASGTVIEGKILTQGDIRVDGTIKGSIICEGKIVVGESGIIEGDTKCKNANISGMVKAKINVSELLSLKSTAKLIGDIITNKISIEPGANFSGTCSMGAVIKDMNAEDTSTTAPTAVPSMVAGEKTA, encoded by the coding sequence ATGAATAATAGCAATCAGGAAGGGGTAGCCCACAATACCATAGCAAGTGGTACTGTGATCGAAGGTAAAATCCTAACCCAAGGAGATATTAGGGTCGACGGAACAATTAAAGGCTCAATAATTTGTGAGGGTAAAATTGTAGTTGGCGAATCGGGCATTATTGAGGGAGATACTAAATGCAAAAACGCCAATATTAGCGGTATGGTGAAGGCAAAAATTAACGTGTCTGAATTATTGTCATTAAAATCTACTGCAAAACTTATTGGTGATATCATAACGAATAAGATTTCTATTGAACCAGGTGCAAATTTTTCAGGTACATGTTCTATGGGTGCAGTTATTAAAGACATGAACGCTGAAGATACCTCAACTACTGCTCCTACTGCTGTACCATCTATGGTAGCAGGAGAAAAGACAGCTTAA
- a CDS encoding M23 family metallopeptidase yields the protein MSRKYRFILMQDETYEEKSSFSFSPMKFFTLFFGTIFCFAGIIVYILAFTPVREYIPGYTDVELKARAMRNKVRLDSIEEKMNIKDAYINNIRQILLGEEVGGEEQIIDTADLKAGEVAIDLSRSKEDSVLREAIKNEEKYGLNPTKSINNSSSVLPFFTPLKGEFSSLFDPTIQHFGVDIVAPKDETIKCTLSGTVILATWTSETGHVIGVQHKNNLISLYKHNSILLKKVGNYVKAGDPIAIIGNTGNLTTGPHLHFELWLNGNALDPAAYIAF from the coding sequence TTGAGTAGAAAATATCGATTTATATTAATGCAGGATGAGACGTACGAGGAGAAATCGTCGTTCTCGTTTTCGCCAATGAAGTTCTTTACTTTGTTTTTTGGAACAATATTCTGTTTTGCGGGAATAATAGTTTACATATTGGCCTTTACGCCAGTTAGAGAATATATCCCTGGCTATACCGATGTTGAGTTAAAGGCCCGTGCAATGAGAAACAAAGTTCGTCTAGATTCTATCGAAGAAAAGATGAATATTAAAGATGCCTATATCAATAATATCCGTCAAATCTTGTTAGGAGAAGAAGTAGGCGGGGAAGAACAAATAATAGATACTGCAGACTTAAAAGCGGGCGAGGTAGCCATTGATCTTAGTAGGTCTAAAGAGGATTCCGTTTTACGAGAGGCTATAAAGAATGAAGAAAAGTACGGATTGAATCCAACTAAATCCATTAATAATTCCAGTTCAGTACTGCCATTTTTTACTCCACTAAAAGGTGAATTTTCGAGTTTGTTTGATCCTACAATACAGCACTTCGGGGTTGATATTGTAGCCCCAAAAGATGAAACCATTAAATGTACTTTGAGCGGAACCGTAATCCTTGCTACTTGGACATCCGAGACAGGTCATGTTATAGGAGTCCAACATAAAAATAATTTAATCTCCTTATACAAGCATAATTCTATATTGCTTAAAAAAGTAGGAAACTATGTTAAGGCTGGTGACCCAATCGCAATTATAGGTAACACTGGCAACCTCACTACAGGCCCACATCTTCATTTCGAGCTTTGGCTGAACGGCAACGCACTAGACCCAGCTGCGTATATCGCATTTTAA
- a CDS encoding AtpZ/AtpI family protein, protein MDDDKKSKKSNNYLRFSGMAFQMFITIMLGCYAGMKLDEHFSEEGSSKFTAILAIFSIFVAMYMVIKDVLKK, encoded by the coding sequence ATGGACGACGATAAGAAGTCCAAAAAATCAAATAATTATTTGCGTTTCTCTGGGATGGCATTCCAGATGTTCATAACGATTATGCTTGGTTGTTACGCCGGTATGAAGCTGGATGAACACTTTTCAGAAGAAGGATCATCAAAATTTACAGCAATACTTGCAATATTTTCGATCTTTGTTGCCATGTACATGGTAATAAAAGATGTTCTAAAAAAGTAA